From a single Rutidosis leptorrhynchoides isolate AG116_Rl617_1_P2 chromosome 5, CSIRO_AGI_Rlap_v1, whole genome shotgun sequence genomic region:
- the LOC139849437 gene encoding uncharacterized protein has translation MDKQGPVGLTRWFEKLESVFCISGCRDEDRMKFATSKLSDGALTWWNTHANLVGMDQAFETPWEDLKRRMIAEYCPYTETVMMERELQNLKLVGNDLTSYNKRFFELALMCPHMVTPERLKITLYANGLTEKIQSGVTTSKPRTIQEAVEMASELIDQVEQRGKTPASNETKTHDHKRKWNNNNNSGKNYN, from the exons ATGGATAAGCAGG GTCCAGTTGGtttgactcgttggtttgagaagctaGAGTCAGTTTTCTGTATCAGTGGTTGTAGAGATGAGGATAGAATGAAGTTTGCAACCTCTAAGTTATCAGATGGCGCCTTGACGTGGTGGAATACCCATGCAAACTTAgtaggtatggatcaggcttttgagactccatgggaggatttgaaacgaCGAATGATCGCAGAGTATTGTCCCTACACTGAAACTGTTATGATGGAGCGAGAACTCCAGAACCTGAAGCTAGTGGGTAATGATTTGACTAGTTACAATAAGAGATTCTTTGAACTTGCCCTTATGTGTCCacatatggttactcccgaacgTCTCAAAATCACTCTTTATGCAAACGGTTTGACCGAGAAAATTCAAAGTGGTGTGACTACTTCGAAGCCAAGAACTATACAAGAAGCTGTCGAGATGGCTAGTGAGTTAATTGATCAAGTTGAACAGCGAGGAAAGACTCCTGCCTCAAATGAGACTAAAACTCATGATCATAAGAGGAAATggaacaataacaataactcaggGAAGAATTACAATTAG